Proteins encoded in a region of the Raphanus sativus cultivar WK10039 chromosome 8, ASM80110v3, whole genome shotgun sequence genome:
- the LOC130499108 gene encoding uncharacterized protein LOC130499108 — MNKPLFMRIVNRLSTEVPYFRPTQDATGRSGLTPLQKCTAAICQLAYGGGADTVDEYVRLGETTAAKCLHRFAAGIIHLFGDQYLRRPTPEDLQRLLFEGEERGFPGMIGSIDCMHWEWKNCPSAWKGMYSRGTGKPTLVLEAVASYDLWIWHAFFGSPGTMNDLNILDRSPVFDDIINGIAPQVNFNVNGREYHLAYYLTDG, encoded by the exons ATGAACAAACCCTTGTTCATGCGTATTGTCAATCGTCTCTCTACCGAAGTACCATATTTTCGCCCAACACAAGATGCAACCGGGCGATCTGGTCTAACTCCGCTCCAAAAATGTACTGCAGCAATTTGTCAATTGGCATACGGTGGTGGGGCTGATACAGTTGACGAGTATGTACGACTAGGTGAAACAACTGCTGCAAAATGTTTGCACCGTTTTGCTGCCGGAATAATCCACTTGTTTGGAGATCAATATCTAAGACGCCCTACACCGGAGGATCTTCAAAGACTACTCTTTGAAGGAGAAGAACGTGGCTTTCCGGGGATGATTGGAAGCATCgattgtatgcattgggagtggaagaatTGTCCTTCCGCTTGGAAAGGAATGTATTCACGAGGAACCGGAAAACCAACACTTGTATTGGAGGCGGTAGCTTCATATGACCTTTGGATATGGCACGCGTTTTTTGGATCTCCAGGTACAATGAACGACCTTAATATTCTTGATCGCtcacctgtttttgatgacattatTAACGGAATAGCTCCGCAAGTCAACTTCAACGTCAACGGAAGAGAGTATCACTTGGCTTACTATCTCACAGATG GGTGA
- the LOC108822770 gene encoding uncharacterized protein LOC108822770 codes for MGLHSYSQPSESEDIFGNDSHSGYSETEDLIRRDQAELSLSREPVVYPPQPEVEFAFPQSCYCGGQPHLATSTSSNDPGRRYYTCANVDDGDCHVFKWWDVAVMEEMKARDLHVHQLAEKVENLTLFSDYETEQKLLSLEKLVGDLAKEKSRFTFEYFVALLVLVAVLLGMLVMFY; via the exons ATGGGGCTTCACAGCTATAGCCAGCCATCGGAGTCAGAGGATATCTTTGGAAATGATTCCCACAGTGGCTACAGCGAGACGGAGGATCTCATTAGACGTGACCAAGCTGAGTTAAGCTTATCTCGTGAACCGGTGGTGTACCCTCCACAACCTGAGGTGGAGTTCGCCTTCCCGCAGAGTTGCTACTGTGGAGGTCAGCCACACCTTGCAACCTCTACCAGCAGCAACGATCCAG GGCGGAGATATTACACTTGCGCGAATGTAGACGACGGGGACTGTCATGTTTTTAAATGGTGGGATGTGGCCGTGATGGAAGAGATGAAAGCAAGAGATCTCCACGTGCATCAGCTGGCCGAAAAGGTTGAAAACCTTACTCTTTTTAGTGACTATGAGACTGAGCAGAAGCTCCTGAGCCTAGAGAAGCTTGTTGGTGATTTAGCTAAGGAGAAATCAAGGTTCACTTTTGAGTACTTTGTGGCTTTACTGGTTCTGGTGGCAGTTTTACTAGGCATGCTGGTTATGTTTTACTAG
- the LOC130498884 gene encoding glutathione S-transferase T3-like translates to MDPKYPQSQSSSYVGLLHSQQGSVFHKNFPFESFHSSVNFGESDIPAFSSQQSQETPVDRVVRRKWTPADDDVLISVWLNTSKDPIIGNDQKSGTFWQRVVDYYAASPHGVEEGEKREPQQCRKRWGRINEHVNKFCGAYSAAERQHSSDENDCDVLKKAHDIFYSDHDHKFTLEHAWCVLRHEQKWRCLNPPRATGGSKRKNVAETSSTNAPDTNAPETNVAEAETRPEGIKAAKARRNGGKGKSVAEYASIWAMRKDDLEKKETLSKLAILDTLCAKKEPLTEAEEVVKNKLLAKYF, encoded by the coding sequence ATGGATCCAAAGTATCCTCAATCTCAGTCCTCTAGTTACGTAGGACTGCTTCACAGTCAACAAGGTAGTGTGTTCCATAAAAACTTTCCTTTCGAAAGTTTTCATTCGAGTGTTAACTTTGGAGAATCAGATATCCCGGCGTTTAGCTCACAACAATCTCAAGAGACACCAGTGGACCGTGTTGTTCGTCGCAAATGGACACCAGCTGATGACGATGTCCTTATAAGTGTGTGGCTTAACACTTCCAAGGATCCGATAATTGGAAACGACCAGAAGTCGGGGACGTTTTGGCAGAGGGTTGTGGACTATTACGCAGCAAGTCCTCATGGAGTAGAGGAAGGTGAAAAGAGAGAGCCTCAACAATGCAGGAAGAGATGGGGCAGAATCAATGAGCACGTCAACAAATTCTGTGGGGCGTATTCTGCAGCAGAGAGACAACACTCAAGTGATGAGAATGACTGTGATGTTCTCAAGAAGGCTCATGACATCTTCTACTCTGATCATGACCACAAGTTTACACTTGAGCATGCGTGGTGTGTGCTTAGGCATGAACAGAAGTGGCGTTGCCTTAACCCTCCTAGAGCTACTGGCGGTTCAAAGAGGAAAAATGTTGCAGAAACTTCAAGCACCAATGCTCCAGACACCAATGCTCCAGAAACCAATGTTGCAGAAGCTGAGACCCGGCCTGAAGGTATCAAGGCTGCTAAGGCAAGAAGGAATGGTGGGAAAGGGAAGTCCGTGGCTGAGTATGCGAGTATTTGGGCAATGAGAAAGGATGatttggagaagaaggagaCACTGTCCAAGCTGGCTATACTGGACACTCTCTGTGCCAAGAAAGAACCATTAACTGAGGCGGAGGAAGTGGTGAAGAATAAGCTTCTTGCCAAGTATTTCTGA
- the LOC108822769 gene encoding oligouridylate-binding protein 1A, which yields MQNQRLKQQQAMMQQAMMQQQHHSLYHPSLLAPPPPPQMEPLPSGNLPPGFDPSTCRSVYAGNIHTQVTEVLLQEIFASTGPVESCKLIRKDKSSYGFVHYFDQRSAGLAIMSLNGRHLFGQPIKVNWAYATGQREDTSSHFNIFVGDLSPEVTDAALFESFSGFNTCSDARVMWDQKTGRSRGFGFVSFRNQQDAQTAINEMNGKWISSRQIRCNWATKGATFGEDKHSSDGKSVVELTNGSEDGREISISNEEAPENNPQYTTVYVGNLAPEVTQLDLHRMFHALGAGVIEEVRVQRDKGFGFVRYNTHDEAALAIQMGNSQPFLFSRPIKCSWGSKPTPTGTASNPLPPPAPVPVPGLSPMDLLAYERQLALAKMHPQAQHSLRHVNAAGASAAMYDGGFQNVAAAHQQLMYYQ from the exons ATGCAGAATCAGAGGCTGAAACAACAACAAGCAATGATGCAGCAAGCAATGATGCAGCAACAACATCACTCTCTCTATCATCCTAGTCTTttggctcctcctcctcctcctcag ATGGAGCCTCTGCCAAGTGGAAACCTTCCTCCTGGTTTTGATCCCAGCACTTGCCGTAGTGT GTATGCTGGAAACATCCATACGCAGGTCACTGAGGTTCTTCTTCAAGAGATTTTTGCTAGCACCGGCCCTGTTGAAAGCTGTAAACTCATCCGAAAGGATAAG TCATCATATGGATTTGTCCACTACTTTGATCAGAGATCTGCTGGTTTGGCTATCATGTCTCTTAACGGAAGGCATCT ATTTGGACAGCCTATCAAAGTTAATTGGGCGTATGCCACTGGTCAGAGGGAAGATACATCAA GCCATTTCAACATTTTTGTTGGTGATCTCAGTCCAGAGGTTACTGATGCAGCACTGTTTGAGAGCTTTTCTGGCTTTAACACTTGCTC GGATGCAAGAGTGATGTGGGATCAGAAAACCGGACGCTCGAGAGGCTTTGGGTTTGTTTCCTTCCGCAATCAGCAG GATGCTCAAACTGCCATAAATGAAATGAATG GTAAATGGATAAGTAGTAGACAAATCAGATGCAACTGGGCGACAAAGGGTGCTACTTTTGGGGAGGACAAACATAGCTCTGATGGAAAAAGTGTCGTTGAACTTACAAACGGCTCAGAGGATGGTAGAGAGATCTCAATCTCAAACGAAGAAGCTCCTGAAAACAATCCTCAGTATACCACTGTGTATGTAGGAAACCTCGCTCCAGAA GTGACTCAGCTTGATCTACACCGCATGTTCCATGCACTTGGCGCTGGAGTGATTGAAGAGGTTCGTGTCCAGCGAGACAAAGGCTTTGGTTTTGTGAGATATAACACTCATGACGAGGCTGCTCTTGCTATTCAAATGGGCAACTCTCAGCCTTTCCTCTTTAGCAGACCCATAAAG TGTTCATGGGGAAGTAAACCAACACCAACAGGCACAGCCTCAAACCCACTTCCACCACCAGCGCCGGTTCCAGTCCCTGGTTTGTCCCCAATGGACCTCTTAGCGTATGAGAGGCAACTGGCTCTAGCCAAGATGCATCCTCAGGCTCAACATTCTCTGAGGCATGTAAATGCAGCTGGAGCAAGTGCAGCTATGTACGATGGTGGGTTTCAGAATGTAGCTGCGGCCCATCAGCAGCTCATGTACTACCAGTAA
- the LOC108820443 gene encoding trihelix transcription factor ASIL1 — translation MEEGDETQSPVNPSSPAPILPTVASSSSQSPLALTVHTPSVNKNGRSGGGGGREDCWSEEATKVLIDAWGDRFAEPGKGTLKQQQWHQVAEIVNESGHCKYTRTDVQCKNRIDCQPRIDTVKKKYKQEKAKIASSGDNGPSKWAFFNKLEALIGGGGEAPPMRWHFRKRSASETESESEPEPEHSAESLPPKRLKMGVGEVAKAILGFTEAYEKAETGKIKVLLELEKERMKFVKEMELQRMQFLKTQMEITQKSQVEERGKTRIDDDDRNVKNSGDVSS, via the exons ATGGAGGAAGGAGACGAGACTCAGTCTCCCGTGAATCCATCGTCACCAGCTCCAATTTTACCTACGGtggcctcctcctcctctcagtCTCCGTTGGCTTTAACGGTTCACACTCCCTCCGTTAACAAAAACGGACGAAGCGGAggcggaggaggaagagaagatTGCTGGAGCGAAGAAGCGACGAAGGTTCTAATCGACGCGTGGGGGGATCGGTTCGCCGAGCCAGGGAAAGGAACTCTGAAGCAGCAGCAATGGCACCAAGTGGCTGAGATCGTTAACGAGAGCGGTCACTGCAAGTACACCAGAACAGATGTTCAGTGTAAGAACAGGATCGATTGTCAGCCACG gatcGATACGGTTAAGAAgaagtataagcaagagaaggCCAAGATCGCTTCTTCTGGTGATAATGGGCCTAGTAAATGGGCTTTCTTCAATAAGCTCGAGGCTTTGATCGGTGGTGGTGGGGAGGCTCCGCCGATGAGGTGGCATTTTAGGAAACGGAGTGCTTCTGAGACTGAGTCTGAGTCTGAACCTGAACCTGAGCACTCAGCTGAGAGTCTCCCTCCAAAGCGGTTGAAGATGGGAGTTGGAGAAGTGGCCAAGGCGATTCTTGGATTCACTGAGGCTTATGAGAAGGCGGAGACTGGGAAGATTAAGGTGTTGTTGGAGTTGGAGAAGGAGAGGATGAAGTTTGTTAAAGAGATGGAGTTGCAGAGGATGCAGTTCTTGAAAACTCAGATGGAGATAACGCAGAAGAGTCAAGTGGAGGAGAGGGGCAAGACAaggattgatgatgatgatcgcAATGTCAAGAATAGTGGCGATGTAAGTAGCTGA
- the LOC108822139 gene encoding 17.4 kDa class III heat shock protein, translating into MSAVAVNHLFGLPETIEKLIFPTSRSGEGNETRGGSSNNNNIPIDILESPKEYIFYIDIPGVSKSDIQVTVEEERILVIKSNGKRKREDHDESEEGCKYIRLERRLPQNLVKKFRLPEDADVEAVAAKYQDGVLTVTVGKVPPQPPKSKTVQIAVS; encoded by the exons ATGAGTGCTGTTGCGGTTAACCATTTGTTCGGTTTGCCGGAGACGATCGAGAAGCTGATCTTCCCAACCTCACGCTCCGGTGAGGGTAACGAGACTCGAGGAGGAAGCAGCAACAACAATAACATCCCCATTGACATTCTTGAATCTCCCAAAGAGTACATCTTCTACATCGACATCCCCGGAGTGTCCAAATCCGACATCCAG GTGACTGTAGAGGAAGAGAGGATCCTTGTGATAAAGAGTAAcgggaagaggaagagagaggatCATGACGAGAGCGAAGAAGGATGCAAGTACATCAGGCTCGAGAGGAGGCTTCCTCAGAATCTCGTGAAGAAGTTCCGTTTACCTGAAGATGCTGACGTGGAGGCCGTGGCGGCTAAATATCAAGATGGGGTTCTGACAGTTACCGTTGGGAAAGTACCGCCGCAGCCACCGAAGTCTAAGACGGTTCAGATCGCGGTTTCTTGA